From Artemia franciscana unplaced genomic scaffold, ASM3288406v1 Scaffold_3515, whole genome shotgun sequence, the proteins below share one genomic window:
- the LOC136043175 gene encoding craniofacial development protein 2-like: protein MKKADQRVLKKATAFPTSDALDDLPASPSKNWRAGHLLKRRQSLAIGCWNVCSMKCLTSQTFIAGEIHRPGLDILCVSETRINDTLENHEIATPDSENSFFFYNSGPKDGSGSAGVGFLLNIQAQKALIEWEPVSSRLAKARFRSKLFNVTVFAVYAPTRVSSEQAIDTFYAELNEAVKKTPKRDLLIIGGDLNAHVGSRQANGVRSLGIHGYGERCERGTRLVQFAQANNLVIANTLFRHKPSHVITWRSRDGRTSSQLDYLLVSSRWRSSIQNCRAYRGPDTGSKGGSDHTLVKMSVKIRLVARKRKEPPKRFDVARLKDPTVVEQFRVQLSNRFTALEHEHSNESPEAGNSSGSSVNEDWQKFRNTLQEVALETLGRVKRKRRRWMSEETIRLATKKSLLPSRHSAEFKQLRKLCHQSGRKDRRKHWENMTVEIQKAASLSDTRKLYQLLKVNWEEVEELGLCKRQTR, encoded by the coding sequence ATGAAAAAAGCAGATCAAAGAGTGTTAAAAAAAGCTACGGCATTCCCGACAAGCGATGCGTTGGATGATTTACCGGCGTCTCCTTCGAAAAATTGGCGAGCTGGACACCTGTTGAAACGAAGACAATCCCTTGCAATAGGGTGCTGGAACGTCTGTTCGATGAAATGTTTGACGAGCCAGACTTTCATAGCTGGTGAAATACATCGCCCAGGCCTCGACATCCTCTGTGTATCAGAGACAAGAATAAATGACACACTAGAAAACCATGAGATAGCAACACCAGATTCAGAGAactctttcttcttttataactCAGGACCCAAAGATGGTAGTGGCAGTGCAGGGGTTGGATTTCTCCTTAACATCCAAGCACAAAAAGCTCTAATAGAATGGGAGCCCGTATCATCTCGCCTTGCAAAAGCTAGATTCCGAAGCAAACTGTTTAATGTTACAGTGTTTGCGGTCTACGCACCCACAAGGGTCAGCTCTGAACAAGCAATAGATACGTTTTACGCCGAACTCAACGAAGCTGTAAAAAAGACTCCCAAACGTGACCTCCTCATTATCGGTGGCGACCTCAACGCACACGTCGGCAGCAGACAGGCAAACGGCGTCAGGAGCCTTGGAATTCACGGGTACGGCGAAAGATGCGAACGAGGAACCAGATTGGTCCAATTCGCCCAAGCAAACAACCTCGTAATAGCAAACACCCTTTTCAGACACAAGCCCTCACACGTCATAACCTGGAGATCCAGAGATGGAAGGACATCTTCCCAGCTGGACTACCTACTTGTGTCGTCACGTTGGAGAAGCTCGATCCAGAACTGCAGAGCCTACAGAGGACCTGACACAGGTTCCAAGGGCGGGTCGGATCATACCTTGGTCAAAATGTCTGTGAAGATCAGGCTAGTGGCTCGTAAACGGAAGGAACCCCCAAAAAGATTTGACGTTGCCCGTCTTAAGGACCCGACAGTAGTAGAACAATTCCGTGTTCAACTTTCAAATCGTTTCACCGCCCTCGAGCATGAACACTCAAATGAGTCTCCTGAGGCCGGGAACTCGAGCGGGTCGTCGGTTAACGAAGATTGGCAGAAGTTCCGAAATACACTACAGGAGGTAGCTCTCGAAACTCTTGGAAGAGTGAAGCGAAAGCGAAGACGGTGGATGTCCGAAGAGACCATCCGACTTGCAACGAAGAAAAGTCTGTTACCATCACGCCACTCAGCTGAATTCAAACAGCTACGCAAGCTATGTCACCAGTCGGGCAGAAAAGACAGAAGGAAGCACTGGGAGAATATGACGGTGGAGATACAAAAAGCAGCTAGCCTGTCTGACACTAGGAAACTGTACCAGCTGCTTAAAGTCAACTGGGAAGAGGTCGAAGAACTCGGCCTCTGTAAGAGACAAACACGGTAA